A genomic window from Megalobrama amblycephala isolate DHTTF-2021 linkage group LG2, ASM1881202v1, whole genome shotgun sequence includes:
- the LOC125252976 gene encoding complement factor H-related protein 1-like: MKCARSLDISSVQCKGKCGPPPLLDFADTTEMTKKEYNSGERVEYSCFNKYTLDQSHPYSKYLTCEDGEWRGNIKCLKPCSVSVELMDERGIELRWGGRQKIFSPHGDRITFRCQRGKSSIDLIQTCNDGVIDLPLCE, encoded by the exons atgaagtgcgcacgcagtttggacatctcctctgtgcaatgcaaag GGAAATGTGGGCCACCACCACTTTTGGACTTTGCAGATACAacagaaatgacaaaaaaggAATACAATTCAGGGGAGAGAGTTGAATACAGCTGCTTTAATAAATACACACTGGATCAGAGTCACCCCTACTCCAAATACTTGACCTGTGAAGATGGAGAATGGAGAGGGAATATTAAGTGCTTAA AGCCCTGTTCAGTGTCTGTGGAGTTAATGGATGAAAGAGGTATAGAGCTGCGATGGGGTGGACGGCAAAAGATATTCTCACCACATGGGGATAGAATCACCTTTAGGTGTCAGAGAGGCAAATCTTCAATAGACCTAATACAAACATGTAATGATGGAGTGATTGATTTGCCTCTGTGTGAGTGA